In Taeniopygia guttata chromosome Z, bTaeGut7.mat, whole genome shotgun sequence, one genomic interval encodes:
- the CARTPT gene encoding cocaine- and amphetamine-regulated transcript protein: MESCRALALCAVAAALLLSARGHGAAPPRRARDLGPPGGGGASREKELIEALQEVLEKLKSKRGPHYEKKFGQVPMCDAGEQCAVRKGARIGKLCDCPRGTSCNSFLLKCL, encoded by the exons ATGGAGAGCTGCCGGGCGCTGGCGCTGTGCGCCGtggcggccgcgctgctgctcAGCGCCCGCGGACAcggagcggccccgccgcgccgcgcgcGCGACCTGGGCccgcccggcggcggcggcgcctccCGGGAGAAGGAGCTG ATCGAGGCgctgcaggaggtgctggagaaGCTCAAGAGCAAGAGGGGACCGCACTACGAGAAGAAGTTCGGGCAGGTGCCCATG TGCGACGCCGGGGAGCAGTGCGCCGTGAGGAAGGGGGCTCGCATCGGGAAGCTCTGCGACTGCCCCCGGGGGACGTCGTGCAATTCCTTCCTCCTCAAGTGCCTGTAA
- the LOC140681996 gene encoding uncharacterized protein, which produces MAPILLQLCKPTQLSPVPGSVATGCSPGGPSARRGFARLAVPSDRRAGQRCGTPPGPGGSFGAQGRVWGRDLREDTLPARRRLPLGGRLSEKVFRARLPAEPARLGPALTGGSTWGAARTPGAGPGGRGGRGAGEAVGGDCRGWPRPSVPPHPQPRQGEACPPWARAALGAGAGRSCSSGSGSGSGSGSGSGRCAAVGTGTERGQPSRSSRGCPVRRCRYGRSRAAGPRLADVLVQVDPGGPPAGAGGCAEPEAVVGETSLSSRGWRRAAAGSPPVRTGLVWRKGHRGVSGGAAAPTELGPKGPSAPRRSCGRRRRAWRCECPAARSGLGAGRRPCRGTGVSAGRRYVRRDADRPGPPAALGGTGFLLPALVPGPEGGSSRRPESQSTESHFPVKTVVALTRNRYSVSWNVFEE; this is translated from the coding sequence TCTGTAAGCCCACACAGCTCTCCCCTGTCCCCGGCTCTGTCGCGACAGGGTGCAGCCCTGGAGGCCCCAGCGCGCGGAGGGGCTTTGCCCGGCTGGCGGTCCCGAGCGATCGGCGGGCAGGACAGCGCTGCGGGACCCCGCCGGGGCCCGGCGGCAGCTTCGGGGCCCAGGGGCGGGTCTGGGGCCGGGACCTGCGGGAGGACACGCTCCCGGCCAGGCGCCGGCTGCCACTCGGAGGCCGGCTCTCGGAGAAGGTGTTTCGGGCGCGGCTGCCCGCGGAGCCCGCCCGTCTCGGCCCGGCGCTCACGGGGGGCAGCACCTGGGGCGCGGCGCGAACACCGGGGGCAGGGCCCGGGGGACGCGGAGGAAGGGGAGCGGGAGAGGCCGTAGGCGGCGACTGTCGGGGCTGGCCCCGGCCCAGCGTGCCCCCCCACCCTCAGCCCCGGCAGGGCGAGGCGTGTCCCCCGTGGGCGAGGGCAGCGCTCGGGGCAGGCGCCGGCCGCTCTtgcagcagcggcagcggcagcggcagcggcagcggcagcggcagcggcaggTGTGCGGCAGTGGGGACGGGCACGGAGCGGGGACAGCCGAGCCGCAGCTCCCGCGGCTGTCCCGTCCGCCGCTGCAGGTACGGCCGGAGTCgcgctgcggggccgcggctgGCGGATGTGCTGGTGCAGGTCGACCCTGGTGGTCCCCCAGCGGGGGCCGGGGGCTGCGCGGAGCCCGAAGCCGTCGTGGGCGAGACCAGCCTCTCTTCCCGCGGCTGGAGGCGAGCCGCGGCAGGGAGTCCTCCCGTCAGGACGGGCTTGGTTTGGAGGAAAGGGCACCGTGGTGTCTCCGGAGGAGCGGCCGCCCCGACCGAGCTCGGGCCGAAGGGACCGAGTGCCCCTCGCCGGTCCTGTGGCCGCAGGCGGCGCGCGTGGAGGTGTGAGTGTCCCGCAGCCCGGAGCGGGCTCGGAGCCGGCCGCAGGCCGTGCCGCGGAACCGGCGTCTCCGCGGGGCGCAGGTACGTGCGCAGGGACGCGGATCGCCCGGGCCCGCCGGCGGCGCTCGGCGGTACCGGCTTCCTCCTGCCGGCTCTCGTCCCCGGACCTGAGGGTGGCTCTTCTCGCCGGCCGGAGAGTCAAAGTACTGAAAGTCACTTTCCTGTTAAAACAGTAGTTGCGCTAACGCGAAACAGGTATAGTGTTAGCTGGAATGTGTTTGAGGAGTGA